A single region of the Streptomyces sp. ITFR-16 genome encodes:
- a CDS encoding DNRLRE domain-containing protein yields MRRIAASLALTMSVAVLAEAGPATADAPQAASVSGKKQAKHYATSAADLASARVLARLSGKRVEALGERTETSTTWVNPSGSLTTELSAGPVRFHDGDHWRDVDLDLRAGGSAVLPVAHPRGLRLAGGHAGFKASSRDGRSGPATDLVTLGEGDRQIALRWKGDLPRPVLKGNRATYRGAVPGGDVVVEATRSGFEQFVNVNERPEHDGYSYTLPLKAKGLTVRQLKDGSLLFTDKKGTKRAVMPAPVMWDARVDPVSGEHTHRAPVNLSVVRHQGAIELVFTPDAKFLADPATQFPVTVDPSTSALSNVFDTYVQQGETVDWSSDVELDAGNPGTKNGDGSARTARSFVTWNTAPISDALVSSAKLSLWNFHSGNTDCKAYPWDVWDAGKASTASRWTSQPAWNEKFATSTETKGNPGCTTASDGWVNADVTTMVQTWASAKNATSGMGLRTPDESSTMQWKRFNSANATSNVPKLTVTYNYRPKVGTDQQAGAPFFQDAAGTWYVNSTTPTLSDTFADPNNDKVQGTFQVYDNATGTQVGGNIASAFVPAGKPATVTVPSGLLTNGKTYKFRTTSYDGTHYNLGWSPWALFTVDTSAPSAPTAVSSTDYPSASWVKGAGQAGVFKVTPPAGDQNGIEWSLDGTTWTKVATSGTTPVNITVKPAKAGTNTLQVRATDKADNKSEALTYTFHVGPGGVTSPDEGARTAARLPLTAEADGAKFDKVSFSWRRGEADTWTPIPVGDVTQAGAPLTAWPVTLSGGKSPKLTWNATSTVNPDGAVQIKADFTGPSSASGSSDPVNATIDRNADGAADEQVGPGSVNLLTGDYTLSDNDASYFGLSVDRTASSRSPQAGAGATQQAPVFGKEWLYGAAGEETSTPWSGLAKTSSTSVSINAASGDTQLTFTQNAARTGWNPEVGAEDYELTGAFGGTFTLRDSEGEVNTFTPVNGSSTLYDAATSYLEGMSNVTTTVSEAVTSGGIKTSRPKLIIAPTSAVAASTCAAAPSTKGCRVLEFVYASATTATTSALGDVKDQASSIKLWSTAPGASAATAQTVAAYAYDDSGRLREQWDPRISPAVKTAYTYDSSGRITSLTPPGQLPWSFTYGQAGSNPAAGAGMLLKASRATLTPGSASQTNGTATTSVVYGVPLTGSAAPEDLGSASLASWGQTDAPTDATAVFPADQVPTGNDGASLTAGAYTRAGIHYLDASGREVNEATPGHHVTVTEYDQFGNTVRALTAGNRELALGTTSGQKGQLTSLGIISLSSAERAQLLSTTTAFNDTGTRETEEDGPLHQVVLGSKLLSGTSTVAQAGSMVAARTQTCKEYDTGRPTDGTAAVTDQVTKETTGAQLRAWPTLTADPRVTATGYDWVKGVATTSTIDPGGLALTTTTAYDSQGRVVKTALPASTGTDAGATQTTYYSATGTGTCNGRPEWADMVCQTASVAAITGGGTNPTQLPTKTTEYATDGQAAKLTETAGASTRTTTNGFDAAGRPTTVTITGGLGAAIPASTTSYDPVTGLAVKVTSTSGGTITKTYDQLGRQMSYTDADNATTTTQYDSLDRALQVTDTVPSTTTYTYDTAIDPRGLETSVTDSVAGTFTARYDADGDVATQTLPGGYTQTDSQDPTGASSARTYTRTSDGTVLVTDSVGENVHGQTVTHGGTPGVTASQNYTYDNSGRLTQVQDTGADAVCTTRSYTFDKNSNRKSLATAAAGVGLDCTNAGATTAPYTYDSADRLVNSGYIYDNLGRTTALPGTALSYYTNDLVQQQTTGTQRQTWTLDSNLRYRGWTTETNNAGTWTNTATKTNHYDSDGDSPRWITENAAGSVSRNVDGPAGDLAATTTKTNGTVLQLANLHGDIALQLPVDTAVAPTVMDADEYGNPRPGQQPARYGWLGAKTRSSETPSGLTMMGVRMYNPATGRFLSVDPVPGGSANAYEYCNGDPVNHFDLDGKWWKPWRSHRIRRWSSNALGWGLAHGGSRYLGYRCSYRYGLRVCRGGWGLHARGGTTIGSTYFTSSNPRYISYNRIRHEKIHRQQWRHYGLGFAIRYARAGSNPCHNRYERRANLRWGGYRC; encoded by the coding sequence ATGCGGCGCATCGCCGCGTCGCTGGCGCTCACGATGTCGGTTGCGGTGCTCGCGGAGGCGGGGCCGGCGACCGCCGATGCGCCGCAGGCCGCGTCGGTGTCGGGCAAGAAGCAGGCGAAGCACTACGCGACGTCGGCGGCTGATCTTGCGTCAGCACGGGTGCTGGCACGTCTGTCCGGCAAGCGGGTCGAGGCACTCGGGGAGCGTACGGAGACATCGACGACGTGGGTGAACCCAAGTGGTTCGCTGACCACAGAACTGTCCGCGGGGCCGGTGCGGTTCCACGACGGGGACCATTGGCGCGATGTCGATCTCGACCTGCGGGCCGGGGGGTCGGCGGTGTTGCCGGTGGCGCATCCGCGGGGTCTGCGGCTGGCGGGCGGACATGCGGGTTTCAAGGCTTCTTCGCGTGACGGGCGGTCGGGGCCGGCTACGGATCTGGTGACGCTCGGGGAGGGCGACCGTCAGATCGCGTTGCGGTGGAAGGGAGATCTTCCCCGTCCGGTCCTGAAGGGCAACCGGGCCACCTACCGCGGGGCGGTGCCCGGCGGGGACGTGGTCGTGGAGGCGACCCGCAGCGGGTTCGAGCAGTTCGTCAACGTCAACGAACGTCCCGAGCACGATGGGTACTCCTACACGCTGCCGCTGAAGGCCAAGGGGCTGACGGTCCGGCAGCTGAAGGACGGCAGTCTGCTCTTCACCGACAAGAAGGGTACGAAGCGGGCGGTCATGCCGGCCCCGGTGATGTGGGACGCCCGGGTGGATCCGGTGTCCGGCGAGCACACCCACCGTGCGCCGGTGAACCTGAGTGTCGTGCGGCATCAGGGTGCGATCGAGCTGGTTTTCACGCCGGACGCGAAGTTCCTGGCCGATCCGGCGACACAGTTCCCGGTCACCGTGGACCCCTCGACGTCCGCGCTGTCGAACGTCTTCGACACGTATGTGCAGCAGGGTGAGACGGTCGACTGGTCGAGCGACGTGGAGCTGGACGCGGGTAACCCGGGGACCAAGAACGGTGACGGATCGGCGCGTACGGCGCGGTCCTTCGTCACCTGGAACACCGCGCCGATCAGTGACGCGCTGGTCTCCAGCGCGAAGCTGTCGCTGTGGAACTTCCACTCGGGGAACACCGACTGCAAGGCTTATCCGTGGGACGTCTGGGATGCGGGTAAGGCGTCCACGGCCTCGCGGTGGACCTCGCAGCCGGCGTGGAACGAGAAGTTCGCCACTTCCACGGAGACCAAGGGCAACCCGGGCTGCACCACGGCGTCCGATGGCTGGGTGAACGCCGATGTCACCACGATGGTGCAGACGTGGGCGTCGGCGAAGAACGCGACCTCGGGTATGGGGCTGCGTACGCCGGACGAGTCCTCGACCATGCAGTGGAAGCGGTTCAACTCGGCCAATGCGACCTCCAATGTGCCGAAGCTGACGGTCACCTACAACTACCGGCCCAAGGTCGGCACCGACCAGCAGGCCGGGGCGCCGTTCTTCCAGGACGCGGCCGGCACCTGGTACGTCAACAGCACCACTCCCACCCTCAGCGACACCTTCGCCGACCCGAACAACGACAAGGTGCAGGGCACTTTCCAGGTCTACGACAACGCCACCGGCACCCAGGTGGGCGGCAACATCGCCTCCGCTTTCGTGCCCGCGGGCAAGCCGGCGACGGTCACCGTGCCCTCGGGCCTGCTGACCAACGGCAAGACCTACAAGTTCCGCACCACGTCCTACGACGGCACCCACTACAACCTGGGCTGGTCGCCGTGGGCGCTGTTCACCGTCGACACCTCCGCGCCGTCCGCGCCGACCGCGGTGTCCTCCACCGACTACCCTTCGGCATCGTGGGTCAAGGGCGCCGGACAGGCAGGCGTCTTCAAGGTGACACCACCGGCCGGTGACCAGAACGGCATCGAGTGGTCGCTGGACGGCACCACCTGGACCAAGGTAGCCACCAGCGGCACCACCCCGGTCAACATCACCGTCAAGCCCGCCAAGGCCGGCACCAACACGCTGCAGGTGCGGGCGACGGACAAGGCGGACAACAAGTCCGAAGCCCTGACCTACACCTTCCACGTCGGCCCCGGAGGGGTCACCAGCCCCGACGAAGGCGCCCGCACCGCGGCCCGGCTCCCGCTGACCGCCGAGGCGGACGGAGCGAAGTTCGACAAGGTCTCCTTCTCCTGGCGGCGCGGCGAAGCCGACACCTGGACCCCGATCCCTGTCGGTGACGTGACGCAGGCCGGTGCCCCGCTGACGGCATGGCCGGTAACGCTGAGCGGCGGCAAGAGTCCGAAGCTGACGTGGAACGCCACCTCGACGGTCAACCCGGACGGCGCGGTGCAGATCAAGGCCGACTTCACCGGCCCTTCGAGCGCGTCCGGCTCCTCCGACCCCGTCAACGCGACCATCGACCGCAACGCGGACGGCGCCGCGGACGAGCAGGTGGGCCCCGGTTCAGTGAACCTGCTGACCGGCGACTACACCCTCTCGGACAACGACGCCTCCTACTTCGGCCTCTCTGTCGACCGCACCGCCTCCTCCCGCTCCCCGCAGGCCGGCGCCGGTGCCACCCAGCAGGCCCCGGTCTTCGGCAAGGAATGGCTCTACGGGGCGGCCGGAGAGGAAACCTCTACCCCCTGGAGCGGTCTGGCAAAGACCTCGTCCACGTCGGTCAGCATCAATGCGGCAAGCGGTGACACCCAACTGACATTCACACAGAATGCCGCCAGAACGGGCTGGAACCCCGAGGTCGGCGCCGAAGACTACGAGCTCACAGGAGCCTTCGGAGGAACCTTCACTCTCAGGGACTCCGAAGGCGAGGTGAACACGTTCACCCCGGTCAACGGCAGCTCCACGCTGTACGACGCTGCGACCTCCTACCTCGAGGGCATGTCAAACGTCACGACCACTGTCAGCGAAGCGGTTACCTCCGGGGGCATCAAGACCTCCCGCCCCAAATTGATCATCGCGCCGACTTCTGCTGTAGCTGCGTCCACGTGCGCGGCCGCGCCGTCCACCAAGGGCTGCCGGGTGCTGGAGTTCGTGTACGCCTCCGCCACCACGGCCACGACCTCGGCACTCGGTGACGTCAAGGACCAGGCCTCGTCGATCAAGCTGTGGTCGACCGCACCTGGTGCCTCGGCCGCCACCGCGCAGACTGTCGCCGCCTACGCCTACGACGACAGCGGGCGGCTGCGCGAGCAGTGGGACCCCAGGATCTCGCCCGCGGTCAAAACCGCCTACACCTACGACAGTTCGGGCCGGATCACCTCCCTGACGCCGCCCGGGCAGCTGCCGTGGTCGTTCACCTACGGCCAGGCCGGATCCAACCCGGCGGCCGGCGCGGGCATGCTCCTCAAGGCCTCCCGCGCGACGCTGACCCCGGGAAGTGCCAGCCAGACCAACGGCACGGCGACCACCAGCGTCGTCTACGGAGTGCCGCTGACCGGATCGGCTGCACCCGAGGACCTCGGTTCGGCGTCGCTTGCCTCTTGGGGCCAGACCGACGCGCCCACCGACGCCACCGCGGTGTTCCCCGCCGACCAGGTGCCGACAGGCAACGACGGAGCCTCCCTCACCGCCGGCGCCTACACCCGGGCCGGGATCCACTACCTCGACGCCTCCGGCCGAGAGGTTAACGAGGCCACGCCAGGCCACCACGTCACGGTCACCGAGTACGACCAGTTCGGCAATACCGTCCGGGCGCTGACCGCCGGCAACCGAGAACTCGCCCTGGGGACTACCTCCGGACAGAAGGGCCAGCTGACCTCGCTCGGCATCATCAGCCTGTCCTCCGCGGAACGGGCACAGCTGCTGTCAACCACAACGGCCTTCAACGACACCGGAACTCGCGAGACGGAAGAGGACGGCCCCCTGCACCAGGTCGTCCTCGGCTCCAAGCTTCTCAGTGGCACCAGCACGGTTGCGCAGGCCGGCAGCATGGTCGCCGCCCGTACACAGACCTGCAAGGAGTACGACACCGGCCGCCCCACCGACGGCACCGCCGCGGTGACGGACCAGGTCACCAAGGAGACCACGGGCGCCCAGCTGCGGGCCTGGCCGACCCTGACCGCGGATCCCCGCGTGACGGCCACCGGCTACGACTGGGTCAAGGGCGTCGCGACCACCAGCACCATCGACCCGGGCGGTCTCGCGCTCACCACGACCACTGCGTACGACAGCCAGGGCCGCGTCGTGAAGACAGCCCTGCCCGCCTCCACTGGGACGGACGCCGGCGCAACCCAGACCACCTACTACTCAGCCACTGGCACAGGGACCTGCAACGGACGCCCCGAGTGGGCCGACATGGTCTGCCAGACGGCGTCCGTCGCCGCGATCACCGGCGGTGGAACCAATCCCACTCAGCTCCCGACCAAGACCACCGAATACGCGACCGACGGCCAGGCGGCAAAACTGACCGAGACAGCAGGCGCTTCGACGCGCACCACGACCAACGGTTTCGACGCGGCCGGACGGCCGACGACGGTGACGATCACGGGAGGCCTCGGCGCAGCCATTCCGGCCTCCACGACGTCCTACGACCCGGTGACGGGCCTGGCGGTCAAGGTCACCTCCACCAGCGGTGGCACGATCACCAAGACCTACGACCAGCTCGGCCGACAGATGTCCTACACGGACGCCGACAACGCCACCACCACCACCCAGTACGACAGTCTGGACCGGGCCTTGCAGGTGACGGACACCGTCCCCTCAACGACCACCTACACCTACGACACGGCCATCGACCCGCGCGGCCTGGAGACCTCGGTCACCGACTCGGTGGCCGGCACGTTCACCGCCCGCTACGACGCCGACGGCGACGTAGCCACCCAGACCCTGCCCGGCGGCTACACCCAGACCGATTCCCAGGACCCGACCGGGGCCTCGAGCGCCCGTACCTACACCCGCACCAGTGACGGCACCGTCCTGGTGACCGACTCCGTCGGCGAGAACGTCCACGGGCAAACCGTCACCCACGGTGGCACCCCGGGCGTCACCGCCTCGCAGAACTACACCTACGACAACTCCGGCCGCCTGACCCAGGTCCAGGACACCGGCGCGGACGCGGTGTGCACCACCCGCTCCTACACCTTCGACAAGAACAGCAACCGCAAGTCCCTGGCCACCGCCGCCGCCGGCGTCGGCCTGGACTGCACCAACGCCGGGGCCACCACCGCCCCCTACACCTACGACAGCGCCGACCGCCTGGTGAACTCCGGTTACATCTACGACAACCTCGGCCGCACCACCGCACTGCCCGGCACCGCCCTCTCCTACTACACCAACGACCTGGTCCAGCAGCAGACCACCGGCACCCAGCGCCAGACCTGGACCCTCGACTCCAACCTCCGCTACCGCGGCTGGACCACCGAAACCAACAACGCCGGCACCTGGACCAACACCGCCACCAAGACCAACCACTACGACAGCGACGGCGACAGCCCCCGGTGGATCACCGAAAACGCTGCGGGCAGTGTCAGCCGCAATGTCGACGGCCCCGCGGGCGACCTCGCCGCGACGACCACCAAGACGAACGGCACCGTTCTTCAACTAGCTAATCTGCACGGCGACATCGCTCTGCAGCTTCCCGTCGACACCGCGGTCGCCCCGACCGTCATGGACGCCGACGAATACGGCAACCCCCGGCCCGGCCAGCAGCCCGCGCGCTACGGCTGGCTCGGCGCCAAGACCCGTTCCAGTGAGACTCCCAGCGGCCTCACCATGATGGGCGTTCGCATGTACAACCCCGCGACAGGACGGTTCCTGTCGGTGGACCCGGTTCCCGGTGGCAGTGCCAACGCCTACGAGTACTGCAACGGGGACCCCGTCAACCACTTCGACCTCGACGGCAAGTGGTGGAAGCCGTGGCGCTCCCATCGCATCAGGCGCTGGTCGTCCAATGCTTTGGGCTGGGGTCTTGCGCACGGAGGTAGCCGGTACCTCGGCTACCGGTGCTCCTACCGGTACGGCCTGCGTGTCTGCCGTGGTGGATGGGGACTGCACGCACGGGGCGGTACCACGATCGGCAGCACCTACTTCACGTCGTCCAATCCCCGGTACATCAGCTACAACCGGATCCGCCATGAGAAAATTCACCGTCAGCAGTGGCGCCACTACGGCTTGGGCTTCGCGATCCGGTACGCCAGAGCGGGATCGAACCCCTGCCACAACCGTTACGAGCGCAGGGCGAACCTGAGATGGGGCGGATATCGATGCTGA